The DNA window TCTATAAAACTTCCATTAAAGTAAGGTCGTTCAGCTTGAGATTTATATTTCGTAAGAGCGAGTATTTTCCGCTCAATATGTCTTTTGTCCAGTGGAATAAAAGCGGTCGTATCAAAAGTGAGGTTGTTCCACGGCTGTTCATAGCCAAGGATCGTGCAACCTTTAAATGCTCTTAGTGTTTCCTCCCTTGTAACTTTGTGATCCTGATGGGTGTCGTAAGAAGAGGGTGTGAAAACCACATCTGGAGATATGTTCTTTCGAACGTTTATTAAAGAATCCAAAATCTCCTGTCTGAATGTCGGAAACTTCCTCACTTCGAAGTCGTAAAGTAGAACGTTCTTTTTATCTATTCCAAGAACTTCCATTGCTTCCAAAACCTCTTTTCTGAGAATGTTTTTAGGGTAAATTTTAGGAACGGATTTTTCACACGAAGATAAAGCAGCGTAATAGACTTCCCTCTCTTCTTCAACGAATTTAGCAATGCTCCCACCACATCCTAGCTCTCCATCATCGGTGTGTGGGCTTAAGATTAAAATCCTCTCAAACATCACTATCACTCTAAAATTCCGAGCGGGTCTATCCTTCTATTTTCTTTCTCCAAATCCCAAAAAACTCTGTAAATGTTCAGAATCTCCGGTGAATCGTAGAAAACCACCGATTCGACTTTGTAAAATTCTCCAATCTCATTTTTAGTGATTCTACCATCCTTAACCAGCGAAACTTCCCATGCGGTTTTGAGCTTGTTTAAGCCAACATTTGCTGCAACATCCACGATTGAAGGTTTTAGAGTGAAAACACTGCTTGCCGATGAAATTATACTGCTCGTACGCTTATATTGGGACAAGTACTTTTTCCTAACCTTTCTGTCTGACGTTCCGTTTATTTTTGCGGCAATCTGTCTCCTCCTACTTTCCACTTTATTCAAAATTACGTGTTTTTCCCACAAATCTTTTTCAGATAACCGGAATTCCTTGGAAATGGAATTAACAGCTGCTTCATGCTCCTTCCCCAAGTAAACATCCATGGATTCCCAGAAAATCGTTTTCGGAATATTAAAGCCGAAGTTCTCAGAAATTTCATTTGATATTAGTCCATACTTCAAACTTCCACCAGAGCCAGTAATAAAAACAGACGTACCCATTCCTTCAAAGAACAGGACATTCCTCATAATCGCTTTTGGACTTAAGTTTTCGAGTTCTTCGTGAAGATCTTCTAACTCAACCTTTTTTCTGCAAAGGTTGCATTCCCCAATAAATCCATTATCTTTCCTTTCAATAGATACTTTACCCCCACATTCACAGTGGTACCAGAACGGTAGGGCATTTTTGCTCGCTTTTAGATCTGAAAAGTTTAGGTTTTCTGCAGCAGAATTCTGGAAGAAATTAAACGCCTCAACGTTCTCTATTATTTCTTTCCAAACTTTACCAAACAGCTTTTTGTTTTGCACGTCAGAACTTCTGAAAAACCTGATGTTCAAACCGATCAATCTGCATATCCTCGCAAACGATATAGCATTCAAGTCTGCAAAGTTGTCAGAAAGATCGTAACTAATCCACAGTTCCTCTACAATTTCCTCAACGTCGATATTACTAAGATAGTTCCTTGAAATATCCTTCACTACCTTCTCCCACTTTTCTTCTGACGGTTTATCAAGTTCATTAAATCTCTTCCATATCTCGGAGTCGTTAGGTCTTCTGAGACCTATGTTCAGAAATCCGTATTTATTCATTTTTGGAATTCTGTTCTGGAACAAGAGCTTCGATGAGGATATGTCGTAATCAAGGAATCCAAAGAAAGCAATAGAGCTTTCATCAGAGTTTCTAAGTTCTTTTTCTATAAATTCTGCAAGAAAAGCTTTTTTCCAAATCCCCGAATACGGTAGGAAGAGGGGTTGGTGTCCTGTCTCTATCACTAAAATCTTTTTGTCTATTCTATTGTCCTTATAGGGGATTTTCGCATCTCTATGGAACTTTTCAGATACCTCCAACAATCCTTTTAAATTTCTTCTCTGGTCGTTACCTAAAATTTTTCCACTACCAGCTATATTCTCGCAAAACTCAGAAATATTCATACTATTCAGCTCCTTCCTCATTTTTTCTGTTTATAAAGACGAGCTCGACTCTCCAGACAGTAATCATCAAAATCGTAAAAATAAGTAGAGATACGAAAAGATTTGAAGGAGTCGTTTTTGCACCAAATCCGATATCTATCGAAATAGCTACTAAAACCACTACAACAATACTGATAACACCGGAAAACGCTATTCTTTCAGCAAAGCTCAACTCATCTTTTTTTGGAAATATAGCCAACATCGTCGCATATCCCGGAATAAAAAACACGAAAATCAATCCGAATAACAACCTCGCCCCGTTAATTATAACTTCTACAGCATTAACCATCTAAACCTCCCTCCTTAAGCCTCCAAATTTTGTACTTATTGAATCCCATTACAAAAATTTGAGAAAGAATTAGTCCAAGCATATCGGCAAACAAATCCATCACACTCGAAGATCTTCCGGGAACAAACATCTGATGAATCTCATCGAAGATTCCGTAACTTGTACCAATTAAGATCGTCATAACGTAAGGATTGAATTTTATTAGATCTCTCACAGCTGGATTCAACACAAACCCAAATCCCACATAAAGCAGAATGTGTGCAAATTTGTCCGGATACTTAAATGCGAAATAAAATGGAACTGCTAAAAATCCCAAACCGTGTTCTTTAAGAAAGTCGTAAATCACTACGATGTTCTCTCTTGAAATCGGATTGGGAGGATTTGAGGAAGAGGATAGGAGAAATATTGCAGAAGCATAAACTATCGCAAAAATTCCATAAATGTACTTTTTCTGCATCTCTGCTCATCTCTTCTCCACTATATATAATTTGGTGAAGATAGCAAATGTTTATTAATAACGTGCCAAAAGATCATCGAAATGAACGAAAACGATGATATAATTCCTGAAAAAACGGGCAAACTCATGCTCAAAGCGCTAATTGCAGCTACAATTTTAAGCGTTGTGTTGATGTCTTACCTTCTGTGGGTAAGCTCGCAGGAGAGGTATACAACCATCTATATTTACCCAGATTCGTATACGAACTACGCAAAACCCGGAAGCGTTGTGAAATTTAAGTACGGCATTTACTGTCACGAGGGAAAGGAGACGGAGTATCTAATCAAAGTATATCTCGGAGAAAAGCTGGTCAAATCAAAGGAAATAATGTTAAAGAATGGGGAAAGTCGGGAAGAAAACGAAAGCATAGTTTTACCCCAAAACATCTCTTTGCCAGTTAAAGTTAGAGTTGAGGCAGTGACAGAAAATTCCGTTTACGACGCTTACTTCTGGATAAAAGCTAGTAAGGAATAAAAAGACCGATTATACAAAAGATAGTTGTCAACCCATACATCGATAGAACAACTTGTTTTTCCGTCATTTTAAAGTAATACGGCAAAACCCATTTGAGAGTGTATGGGTTTGGTGCTTCAATCGTTTTGTCTCTTCTCACTCTTCCAAACTTAACGATCTCGTATCTCCTATCTTGAGGTTTCATCTTTCTCATTATTCTCCAGTAAACGTAGAGGAGGAAGTTCAGTGTGTGGGGAAAAAGCATTACGAACCCAGAAACGTAAAATCCTCCGAGGATTATAGACAAGCCAACAGTCGAACCCATCGCAAAAGCTCCGACGTTTCCATCAAATATCTTCGAGGGATACCAGTTGTAGTACAAGAAGCCGAGTACTGCTCCAAGCATCGACGAGGTTATCAAAACGCTTCCCCTTCCAGTAATCAGAGTTTTAACCAATAGAAAAGCAAGTAAAATTGCCGTCAATCCAGCAGCCATTCCGTTAAAGCCAGAATGCATGTTCACGAGGTTTGCAACAACCATAACGTAAATAGGTGCGGCAATGAAGAGAAAGTAACCACTTACTTCCCCCACCACTGGAATCCAAGCGGTAGCTGCCACAAAAGCTATCGGAGCTGTAAATAGTGGGGGAAAAACGATCTTCGTTGCTCTACCTATATCCACAAAGTCGTCGATTAATCCGAATAGACCGTAGAGCGAAATTATGAACAGCGAAACTGCTTCTGGAAGGGATATCTGAAATGGGAAACTCCCAAACATTGCAAGAAAGACTACTGCATAGAATGCAAGAAGTATCGACAGTCCACCTGAAGTTGGGACGTATTGTGCACTATTCTTGTAGTAGTCTTTTACAACCCTGTTTCTGTCTTTGAATTTTTTAATTTGGAGAGGAATTAACAGCATGGCTAAACCAAACGCCGCAATCAATGTTCCTAAAAATTCCATACCACCACACACCCGTTTTCAAAATTGAAAGAAAGCACCAGCTGATTCCGGCACCCTCCCATCATCGAAATCAGATTAGGTAACCGGAATTTTAAAGGAAATTCAATACGATTTCTTCTGAAATGCAGATGTATTTCTTAACTATCTTCGCAAATTCCCACCTTTGAACCGAAAAGGGTACAGAATATTTATCTGCCAGACCTTTCCTTTCAAACTCCAAAATCACCATCCTAATCTGAGCTTGAGAAACTTTATGACCCTTCCTGCCTAAAAACTCGCTCAACCTGCTGAGGGAGTTTGCGAAGTAACCGATACCTTTCCCAACATCTGCAGACGAATTTCTAACCACCCCACAATGTTTGCAGTGGGGATGCAGCTTGATGAGATGGTTCCGGGAGGGTAACCAGTCCCTCTTCTTCGAATCTTCGTGTTTGCAAATGGACATATTACTGAAAATCCGCTAGATTAGTAGATAAATTTTTCGATAAAATTATTAATTAAGCTTATAGTGATAATGAGTAATAATCTTGAAAAGTGATATTTAAATAATCAAAGTAAGAATATCAATTAAAATGAGCAATATCAATAACTTCACCGTGATAATGCTTGCGATAATCCAAGGAGTTGCCGAGTGGCTTCCAGTAAGTAGCGAAGGCTTATCAATCCTTCTCATGGTGAACATACTCAAAGTTAATTTTTCAGAAGCTTTCAGCTATGCAATATTCCTCCACCTCGGAACGATGCTTGCGGTTCTTGCAAAATTTAGAAGAGACTTCTTAGACCTTTTAAGTATTCGATCTCCTATCTTAAAGCAGGTTTTGCTTGCGACGATTTTCACCGCTTCAAGTGCTGTTCCTCTAATGCTCTTAGTGAGGGGTGTCGATGGCACATTAGCAAATATGCTGATAGGATTTCTGCTTATTGCCACTGGAATTCTTTTAAGACTGCCCAAGGAGGGATACAAGAAAGCGGAAAGTTTATCGCTTAAAGAAAGTGCTGCTTTAGGATTTGTTCAGGGATTTGCAATTCTTCCGGGAATTTCGAGATCTGGTGCTACAATCAGCTTTCTTCTTCTGAGAAAGGTGAAAGAAGAGGACGCCCTAAAACTTTCATTTATAATAAGCGTCCCGGCTGTAGCTGGAGCTGTGCTTTTGAGTGGATTTCCAAAGAATTTTTCCATCGACGTAGCCCTTACCCTCACCTTAACAACATTCCTTGTTGGTTACGGAATGATCGATCTCCTTTTGAAATTTGCAAGTAAGGTTAGCTTTTCGAGTTTCTGTATGGCCCTCGGAGTTACGGCAGTTGCCCTAACTTTTATCGTTCTGTGAAGATACGAGAATTGCAGCTAAAAACACTAAAAACGCTCCCAAGTATTGAAGAGCGGAGAGGGTTTCCCCGAGAACGATCACCGAAAAAACGTGAGAAAATACTCCCTCGAGGGAAAGTATTATCCCGGCATCCACGGACTTCGTGTAAGATTGGAGGTAGTTTTGAAGAATCTTGGCGACAAATGTCGCGAGAAGACCCGTTATAAGGAGGGAAAGAAGAACATAGTCGTTCAAAACAAGTTTCTCTGTAAAAAATAAAGCTGGAAAGGTTGAAAATAAACCTATCGAAAGCACCTGCCACCCAGCCAAGCTCAACGGTTGCAGCTTCTTGGAGTACTCGGATATCATGGCTATCTCGAAAGCAAAGGCTATCGCACACAGAAGGATGAGAGCATCTCCGGTATTAAATGAAGAAACCCCGGAAAGGAGGTAAACTCCGATGAAGGCGACAATAACAGAAAGAGCTTCCACCCTCGTGAGCTTTTCTCCGTAAAGTTTCGCTGCTATGATCGGCGTGAAAACTATGTAAGTAGAAGTTATGAATCCGGCGTTGGTGGCAGTGGTGAGTTCGAGCCCTATCGTTTGGAAAGTATATCCGAGAAAAGATGCTACTCCGATTTTTACACCAGCACTCGCTTCTCGTCTTTTTAGGAAAGGCAGAAAGAGAAGTGAAGTAAAAACGAACCTGATTGCGTTAAAAGCGAAAGGAGAGATGAAGTTCAGCGCGAGTTTAACGACAGGAAAAGTCGCTCCCCAAATCAACGCAACAAGCAATAATCCGGCGTCGGCGTAGAGTCTTTTCACGAAGTTGTGTTCTAAAAAATTTATAAAAAACTTGTTTACCTCTGCATCATCATCGATATCGAGCAGACGTTGCCGTGCGTTTCAAACAAGCTTAGGTCGAGATCGACGAACTTCGCCTCGTACTTTTCAACAATTTTTCCTTGCTGAGTAACGGTGGTTTTGAAAGCGTCTCCCACCGGCTCGCTTTTCACATCCTCAGCTTCACCCGGAGAAATCTCCTGAGTGGTTTTAATTTCGACCCAGTCACAGTTTTGAGGAGCGTTTATTCCACCAGCGTTTTTGACGTACATCGTTGTCGTTAAAGTGTTGCCCTCGTACTTGTGTTTGATTATAACCACCTCCCCTTCTGAGTTTTGCATTCTCATCTTTTGCTCGTTGTTGTTTGCGTCGTAGTAGAACCAGAACTCCATCGTCTTTTCTGCACCCTCCTCAGATATCGTGGCTTTCACATAATACATCTTTTTAGCGTTGAAGAGATCTAAGAGGGTGTTTATTTCTCCTTCCTCTACAACAACTTCAGTCTTCTTTTCTGGAGTTTTTTCCGTGACTGGCGTTTTCTCAGGCTTCGGAGTTTCTGCGGTTTCAACTTTTTCTTCCTTACCACTGCACCCGGATAAAACGACGAGAAGAACTAAAAGCAAAGCCAACAACCTCATGCTTTCCCTCCGACGTTTCGAAAATTTTGCTTTTTAGAAATATTTATACTTTTTCCCTGAAAAGTTTAATATTCCTCCAAAATACTCAAAAAGCATGAGACAGCTTATCTACCTCGCTTTCATCTGCTTTATTTTAATGTTCAGTGTCACGATGATTTATCCGGTTGTGAAGCATTACGTGATGGACAAGTACGAAGCTACCGTCTCCCAGGCGAGCATGTTTGTTGCGGTGAATTTAATAGCCTATGCAATTTTCGCCCCAGTTTGGGGTTCTTTGTCGGACAAACTCGGAAAGAGGAAGGTTTTCATAACAACCGGGTTGCTTGGAAATTCGGCGATGCTTTTCCTTCAAGCTATAGCTCCAAATCTCTCCTTACTTATGCTTTTCAGGTTTGTCGAGGGAATATTCACTGTTATGGTTTACTCGATAGCGATGACTCTCGTTCTCGATATAGCGAGGAAAGAAGCTTACGGCAGAGGGATGGGTGTAATCGGAATGGGAATAGCTACTGGCACGGCATTCGGCGCTCCTTTCGGAGGCTTTCTCGGAAGCTTAAATCCAGTCATGCCGTTCTACTCAGCTTCTCTACTCATCTTCCTCGCTTTCGTCTTCGCTCTAATTATTCTCGAGGATGTAGAAGTTGAAAGTTCGAAATCGGTTCTTGAGGGGATAGCTGTTGCTAAAAAGAGAAAAGAGCTTCTAATTCCCTACCTCTTCTCCTTCGTCGACAGATTCACAGCTGGGTTTTTTATCAGCGTCTTTCCGATAATGCTCGGAACGCTCTATCAAATGACTCCGAAGGAGATAGGAATTTACCTCTCTTCATTCTTAATGCCCTTCGCACTCCTTCAGTATCCGGGCGGATTTATCAGTGACAGATTCGGTAGAATAAAACCGCTAATACTCGGAAGCATCATCTACGGAATCTGCATATCTTCGGTTGGATTTCTCACTCCACCGGCAATAGCAATCTCAATGCTCGTTGCCGGAGTTGCTGCAGCGATAATACTTCCGGCTTCATCAGCTTTAAGCGGAGATCTCGCTCCGAAGGATTTGAAAGGAGCAGCTATCGGAGGGTTCAACTTCAGCGGATCTTTAGGATTCGCTTTGGGTCCGGCAGTAGCCGGGTTTATTGCTGAAAAGTACGGCTTCTCTCAAACATTTTACATTGCCGGGATATCAGTGTTTATGGTAACCTTTGCAGCGGTCCTGTTGCTGAGAAAATGGAAGATTAACGCGTTTTAGTTCAAAAGTTACGACAGAACTTCGGCGATCGTAAAAAGTAGCAAAAAGAAGCTTATAAGAGCGTTTGCATGGAAAAAAGAGATTTCTAACTTGCTTTCATCGATCTCTATTATGAGATGCTGAAAAGCTATTAAAAAAGCTATTGCTGCCAGAGAGAGCTTTACATAAATTCCGAAGTCGAAGTACTTGTAAAAGGCTACGAAGAGGAGGAGAAGGAAAACAACGTGGTTTAAAGTCGAGATTATCTTGGCAGCTTTCACTCCGAAATGGGCTGGAATGGAATGAAGACCGTATTTTCTATCAAACTCCAAATCTTGGAGAGCGTAAATTATATCGAAGCCAGCCACCCAGAACATCACAGCCACTCCTATTAAAAACGGGAGAGCAGCTTCCCCAAAGATATTGAAAGAGCCAGTTACGGCTATCCAACCACCCATTGGAGCGAAAGAGAGGTTTAAACCGAGGATGTAATGGGATATGCAGGAGAGCCTTTTTAAGTAAGGATAGATGTAAGCGACAATCGCTGGAATTGGAGAAAGTACGAAAGCGAGCCAGTTCAGAAAGTATGCGGAAATAAAGTATGCTGCGAGAGCAAATGCGGCTATGGCGTAAGCTTCACCAACGCTTATTATTCCAGCCGGAATGTGCCTGTTCCTCGTTCTCGGGTTTAAAGCGTCGATTTCCCTGTCAATTATTCTGTTAAAAGACATGGCGGCAGTTCTCAATCCGGTGAAAGCCGTTGTGATTAAAACGAACTTCTCCAGAGGAATTTTCCCTCCGCTTGCGAGTATCGCACCGAGATAAGCGAAAGGTAAAGCAAATAAGGTGTGCTCTATTTTAATGAAGTCGAGGTAATCTCTGAGAGTTGCCATAAAATGGGCTAAGAAGATGAGTATAAAAAGGTGATCGAATGGAGACTAAAGCTGCTCTCTCAGCTTCGATAGCGTTAGCATTGGAAGTCCTCGCAACTCCGAAATCGGGAAACGTGGACAGATTTCACGATTTTGAAGATTTAAAGCTCCACGATTTCGTAATCTCCTCCATTTGCTCGCTCCCATCTTTCCTGAAGCTTGCGAGGGGAGAAATAGGAGTGGGAGAAGCTATATACCAAGCAATAAACGAGAGCGTAAAGTTTCACGGAGAGAAAAACGTTCACTTTGGAGCTTTTCTGCTTTTATGTCCCCTCGTCTCATCCCACGGAGACGTAAAGAAAGCGGTCGAAAACGTAAAAAATTCGGACTGGAAGCAGAGCTTGTACGTTTACAAAGCTTTCAAGCTCGTTAACCCGAGGGTTTTATCATCTAAAGAGCTCGACTTGAGGGAAGACGAGACAGAGAAGGAGATAGTGGAGAAGAAGCTTTCACTTTACGAGTGGATGAAAAAAGCACCGGAAGAGAACATCGTGGCTAAGGAGCTCACGAACGGCTATAAGCTTTCTACGGAGTGCAAAAACAGAATACTCTACTGGAGCGAAAAATTCAGCCTCGAAAAGGCTATAGTTTTAGCCTACCACGAAATACTGTCAAAAGTTCCGGATCCGCTTATAATAGCGAAACACGGGAAATCTTTGGCTGAAAAGATTACGGAGGAGGCGAAACTCCGTCTTAAGGATTTTAAAGAGCTCGGAAATTTTTCGATTTTCATGGAATTCGATGAAAAGCTGATAGAGAGAAAAATAAATCCGGGAAGCGTAGCAGATATCGTAGCAGCTGGCATATACCTTGCGTTAATGGAGGGTGTGAGGATTGCTTGAGGAGCTCGGATTGAGGGAAGGAATAAACGAAGTCATAGGGATAACCTTCGGAGATTGGATAAACACCGCTCCGGTAGGAGTCGTTGTCAGGGACAAGATTTTCGTCAGACTTTACGAGAATCACACGAAAGAGTTTTTGAAAAAGAGCGGAAAACTCTACGTGAACGTCGTAAACGATCCGATAATTTTTGTGAAAGCCTCGTTTGAAGATTTGAGCGAGGAATACTTCGAAAGCTTGAACCCCCCGATTTTGAAGAACGCTTTAAGCTGGTTGGAGTTCGATGCCAGGTTTGAAGGAAGCGTAGCTTACTTGGAATTCGTTAGGGGGGGAGTTGTTAGGAGAGAGATAAGGGCGGTGAACAGAGGGTTTAACGCCATAATAGAAGCTTTGGTTTACGCGACGAGATACGTTTACTTCAAAAAAGAGGAATTTAAAAGGAAAGCTTTGGAGTATCGGGGACTGGTTGAGAAGTGCGGCGGAAAAAAAGAAAGAGAAGCTTTTGAACTGATGCTGGGGTATTTGGAATGAAGCTCGGAGTTGTCGTTAATCCTTATGCTGGAAAAGGAGTTGACGAGCGTCTCGTGAGAAAGGTCGTGGAAAAACTCGGAGAGGTTAAGCTTGTGGCTCAGGAAGAGCTTGGAGAGGTTTATTTTAAGGAGGCTGAGGTCGTAAGAATAAGGAGGACTTTCACCGGAGAGGACACGAAGGAGATCGTGAAGTTGATGGATGGAAAAGTCGATTTGATAGTAGTTTTCGGAGGAGACGGAACTGCAAGCGACGCAGCTTCTGCGAAACCCAAAACGCCGCTTTTGTGCATTGGAACGGGAACGACAAACGTGGGAAAGCTCATAACACCTCCGGACTTCGATCCGGAGAGGCTTAAAGTTGTTGAGCTCGACGCTTTAAGGGTTATCGAAACGGACAGGCTCGCTTTTAACGACGTTGTTGCCGGAAACACAATTTTAGCAACGATTAATGGAAAAGTGACTCAGATAGATGCCGAAAGGTTCATGAAGGGTGAGAAAGTTCGTGCGGAGCCGAAGAAGTTCAGGGGAAAGATTAAAGCCGGTGGGAAGATAATTGAAGGAGTTTTCGGAAACGTATTCGTGAATTTAACTTCAAAAGAGTTTCTCGGAAAAGGTTCAGCCGGCGGATTGGCTATGGCAGCCTTCGTAGGATTTCCGGCGGTAGTTTCTTCCGTTAACGAGCCTCTCGTTGTTGCTGAATACACAAAGGAAAAGCTCAGAGAAGTTGAGCCGATAGTAACTCAAACTGTAAGCTTGGATTACAACGAGAAAGTTACGATAGAAGCTAACACAGTAATCTCAGCAGACGGAAATCCACAAACTTACGGAAAGGCAACTGTGGAGGTTCTGGAGAAAGCCGTTAGGGTTTTAAAGGAGAAAAGGAAAAAATTTTAAATTCTCTTCCCGAACTCCTTAGCGAATTTGACCAAAAATCCGAGGGTTTTCTGAACGTTCGGATCTCTCAAAGCGCCCAATAAGTCTCTCAACCCTACGGGATCGTAGTTCAAACTTTCGCTCAAAGCTTGAGCCGCAGCCTCAGTTATCATCCCCACTTTTCTATCCATGTTCAAAGCGCAGGGTGCTATGGCCTCTATCAAATTCTCGATTCTGCTCTGCAAATTCTCGTCGTACATTTCTGAAAGTAAAGTTACTCCGTCGATGAGGCTTTCTAAGAGGTCCAAAGCTCTCGTGAGTTTTTCGTCCTCTACCAGTTTTATGAGCGTGTACAAAAGTCTTTCAAGCTTTTCAACTTCCACTTCTTCCGAAAGCTTTTCCACGAGCAATAAAAGTCTGTCCTCTTCCATGGGAGTAGTTGAAGCTAAGAGTTTTTGAACTTTTTCAATTGGCGTTTAAAAAAAGTTATATTTAGGGGGAGCAAATCCTCCTTAAATGATTATAGCGATCGCTTCGGGAAAGGGCGGAGTAGGTAAAACCACTGTATCCGTAAATGCCGCCGTTCTTCTCTCCTTTCT is part of the Ferroglobus placidus DSM 10642 genome and encodes:
- a CDS encoding UbiA-like polyprenyltransferase, coding for MATLRDYLDFIKIEHTLFALPFAYLGAILASGGKIPLEKFVLITTAFTGLRTAAMSFNRIIDREIDALNPRTRNRHIPAGIISVGEAYAIAAFALAAYFISAYFLNWLAFVLSPIPAIVAYIYPYLKRLSCISHYILGLNLSFAPMGGWIAVTGSFNIFGEAALPFLIGVAVMFWVAGFDIIYALQDLEFDRKYGLHSIPAHFGVKAAKIISTLNHVVFLLLLFVAFYKYFDFGIYVKLSLAAIAFLIAFQHLIIEIDESKLEISFFHANALISFFLLLFTIAEVLS
- a CDS encoding DMT family transporter, with translation MKRLYADAGLLLVALIWGATFPVVKLALNFISPFAFNAIRFVFTSLLFLPFLKRREASAGVKIGVASFLGYTFQTIGLELTTATNAGFITSTYIVFTPIIAAKLYGEKLTRVEALSVIVAFIGVYLLSGVSSFNTGDALILLCAIAFAFEIAMISEYSKKLQPLSLAGWQVLSIGLFSTFPALFFTEKLVLNDYVLLSLLITGLLATFVAKILQNYLQSYTKSVDAGIILSLEGVFSHVFSVIVLGETLSALQYLGAFLVFLAAILVSSQNDKS
- a CDS encoding triphosphoribosyl-dephospho-CoA synthase, with protein sequence METKAALSASIALALEVLATPKSGNVDRFHDFEDLKLHDFVISSICSLPSFLKLARGEIGVGEAIYQAINESVKFHGEKNVHFGAFLLLCPLVSSHGDVKKAVENVKNSDWKQSLYVYKAFKLVNPRVLSSKELDLREDETEKEIVEKKLSLYEWMKKAPEENIVAKELTNGYKLSTECKNRILYWSEKFSLEKAIVLAYHEILSKVPDPLIIAKHGKSLAEKITEEAKLRLKDFKELGNFSIFMEFDEKLIERKINPGSVADIVAAGIYLALMEGVRIA
- a CDS encoding PIG-L deacetylase family protein, producing MFERILILSPHTDDGELGCGGSIAKFVEEEREVYYAALSSCEKSVPKIYPKNILRKEVLEAMEVLGIDKKNVLLYDFEVRKFPTFRQEILDSLINVRKNISPDVVFTPSSYDTHQDHKVTREETLRAFKGCTILGYEQPWNNLTFDTTAFIPLDKRHIERKILALTKYKSQAERPYFNGSFIESLARTRGVQINVEYAEVFEVIRWIIR
- a CDS encoding metal-dependent phosphohydrolase; the encoded protein is MSICKHEDSKKRDWLPSRNHLIKLHPHCKHCGVVRNSSADVGKGIGYFANSLSRLSEFLGRKGHKVSQAQIRMVILEFERKGLADKYSVPFSVQRWEFAKIVKKYICISEEIVLNFL
- a CDS encoding DUF1616 domain-containing protein, translating into MVNAVEVIINGARLLFGLIFVFFIPGYATMLAIFPKKDELSFAERIAFSGVISIVVVVLVAISIDIGFGAKTTPSNLFVSLLIFTILMITVWRVELVFINRKNEEGAE
- a CDS encoding WbqC family protein; this translates as MRKELNSMNISEFCENIAGSGKILGNDQRRNLKGLLEVSEKFHRDAKIPYKDNRIDKKILVIETGHQPLFLPYSGIWKKAFLAEFIEKELRNSDESSIAFFGFLDYDISSSKLLFQNRIPKMNKYGFLNIGLRRPNDSEIWKRFNELDKPSEEKWEKVVKDISRNYLSNIDVEEIVEELWISYDLSDNFADLNAISFARICRLIGLNIRFFRSSDVQNKKLFGKVWKEIIENVEAFNFFQNSAAENLNFSDLKASKNALPFWYHCECGGKVSIERKDNGFIGECNLCRKKVELEDLHEELENLSPKAIMRNVLFFEGMGTSVFITGSGGSLKYGLISNEISENFGFNIPKTIFWESMDVYLGKEHEAAVNSISKEFRLSEKDLWEKHVILNKVESRRRQIAAKINGTSDRKVRKKYLSQYKRTSSIISSASSVFTLKPSIVDVAANVGLNKLKTAWEVSLVKDGRITKNEIGEFYKVESVVFYDSPEILNIYRVFWDLEKENRRIDPLGILE
- a CDS encoding undecaprenyl-diphosphate phosphatase codes for the protein MSNINNFTVIMLAIIQGVAEWLPVSSEGLSILLMVNILKVNFSEAFSYAIFLHLGTMLAVLAKFRRDFLDLLSIRSPILKQVLLATIFTASSAVPLMLLVRGVDGTLANMLIGFLLIATGILLRLPKEGYKKAESLSLKESAALGFVQGFAILPGISRSGATISFLLLRKVKEEDALKLSFIISVPAVAGAVLLSGFPKNFSIDVALTLTLTTFLVGYGMIDLLLKFASKVSFSSFCMALGVTAVALTFIVL
- a CDS encoding VanZ family protein codes for the protein MQKKYIYGIFAIVYASAIFLLSSSSNPPNPISRENIVVIYDFLKEHGLGFLAVPFYFAFKYPDKFAHILLYVGFGFVLNPAVRDLIKFNPYVMTILIGTSYGIFDEIHQMFVPGRSSSVMDLFADMLGLILSQIFVMGFNKYKIWRLKEGGLDG
- a CDS encoding DUF447 domain-containing protein — encoded protein: MLEELGLREGINEVIGITFGDWINTAPVGVVVRDKIFVRLYENHTKEFLKKSGKLYVNVVNDPIIFVKASFEDLSEEYFESLNPPILKNALSWLEFDARFEGSVAYLEFVRGGVVRREIRAVNRGFNAIIEALVYATRYVYFKKEEFKRKALEYRGLVEKCGGKKEREAFELMLGYLE
- a CDS encoding MraY family glycosyltransferase: MEFLGTLIAAFGLAMLLIPLQIKKFKDRNRVVKDYYKNSAQYVPTSGGLSILLAFYAVVFLAMFGSFPFQISLPEAVSLFIISLYGLFGLIDDFVDIGRATKIVFPPLFTAPIAFVAATAWIPVVGEVSGYFLFIAAPIYVMVVANLVNMHSGFNGMAAGLTAILLAFLLVKTLITGRGSVLITSSMLGAVLGFLYYNWYPSKIFDGNVGAFAMGSTVGLSIILGGFYVSGFVMLFPHTLNFLLYVYWRIMRKMKPQDRRYEIVKFGRVRRDKTIEAPNPYTLKWVLPYYFKMTEKQVVLSMYGLTTIFCIIGLFIPY
- a CDS encoding MFS transporter → MRQLIYLAFICFILMFSVTMIYPVVKHYVMDKYEATVSQASMFVAVNLIAYAIFAPVWGSLSDKLGKRKVFITTGLLGNSAMLFLQAIAPNLSLLMLFRFVEGIFTVMVYSIAMTLVLDIARKEAYGRGMGVIGMGIATGTAFGAPFGGFLGSLNPVMPFYSASLLIFLAFVFALIILEDVEVESSKSVLEGIAVAKKRKELLIPYLFSFVDRFTAGFFISVFPIMLGTLYQMTPKEIGIYLSSFLMPFALLQYPGGFISDRFGRIKPLILGSIIYGICISSVGFLTPPAIAISMLVAGVAAAIILPASSALSGDLAPKDLKGAAIGGFNFSGSLGFALGPAVAGFIAEKYGFSQTFYIAGISVFMVTFAAVLLLRKWKINAF